In Triplophysa rosa linkage group LG2, Trosa_1v2, whole genome shotgun sequence, the genomic window TCGGTCTCCTGAAGAAGACGTGATTTGTATCTGTATCTGTATGTCGAGAGCTTCGTAGCCAGACAGATGGTGCTAATGATGAAGATAGTTGTCAGGGCAGCTATTGATGCGATGGCGATAAGGCAGCGGCTCACAAGCCCATCTCTATTCAGAGAGGCGGTGGGACACGGAAGAGCCTTTCCTGCGGTTGAAGTCTGTTTTATAGTGGTCGTTTTTGCTTCAGAAGCCGTTGTGTGCATTTCAGTTACCTTACCAGGCAGTGGCGAAGCAGGAAGCGTGGGGGCggtacttcctgtttgtgtAATGCTTCCAGTACTGGCATTTCTTACCGTTGCTAGGGTGTACAAAGTTGTCTCATTACCTTTTGGCGGATGGACTGTCGTACTCTCAGTTCCTGCGGTGTGGTTACTGTTTTCAGAAGTCTCGTTCACTTTGTTTTCTTGGGTGTGGTTCATATCTGAGGCATGCTGATGGTCCACACTCATCCTTGAGATATTTCCAGTTTCCTCAGTCGCAGGTGTTGTGTATGAAGCCAAAGGTTGCACGGTGGTCACCTTTATAGCCTGAGCTTCAGTTACGTTTGCTGTACTGTCACTGGTTTTTGTGAATGTTTCGTTGAGACTAATTTCCCTTTTCATCCTGAGATATCTTGACGTGACCGAACTGCTCAAAGCGAGCAGCAAAACAAGAACTGACAAACACGGCCGATTAGTCACCATTGCCATCtgcacaaaaaaagacaaaatgttgCAATCGTGGTTTGAACGCACAAAAAAAGCACACAAACTTGTCTTCACCTTCAAAAGAACCATCCACATGCATTCATAAGCATGTTACTATCTGATCTTTCCTCTTTAGAGAATGTGTTTTAAACTAAGCCCGTTTGTATTCAACGTAGAGGAACTTTGAAACAATGACAATTCAGTACTCGGGTCCAATGATAGGAGAACAAAACGAATTTTCAAACACTATCAGACGGTGCTTGTACTTTTACACTCACGTGCTGGTTAGTAAATAGCAAACATGTGGTGTGGCCATATTAGTGAATAACTTTTATGCTCACTAACACTTTCCAATTTCTTGTTTTACAATTATACCAATTTTACATTTGTGAAATGTATATCCTTATCATTTTTCAAATGTTTCAATACATTCAGTTTAATGATTTCAAACCCACACATCACATTAACTTATCTTCAGCTTTAATGTTTtgggagaaaaaaaactcaagcCTATAGTTAAAATCAAAACACTGACCTTTAGTTTATACGTTGACCTGATGCCGATCCGGAGGTCGATGTAAATGTTAACCCCCTTGCGTTGTACagcacaaaatgtaacaatGTCTCCGAACCAGCGTGAAAATACAGGAAGTTGAGTCGCAAAGTGTGAAGCTAAAACGGAGGTTTTCAAACTCTGACGCAAACCCAATGCGCAAGCCGCTATTTTAAATATCACATCTTACTTCCCTAAACCAATGAGGTAGGACAGAAACCATATTTTTATGATCACATCCTCCCAGTGAGAAGTTGAACACGGACACAATAAGAGATGACGCACATTcagtttacttttttattttctggtaTTCTGTAAGACTCTTTGTACTCGAAGCAgatgaacaaacaaaaatggaaCAGTTATCTACAAAACTGCATTCTCAATTTCCTTCCGTTCAATTAGATTTTTTATCACTGAAAACAATCAAGGCTCAGAGTGTGCATAATGGTGCGGGGAAAAGTGGAATTATTCTTTAAAATCATCGGAATCCAAATGAAAAACCTCCCTACAGCCAAAGAAAAgataggaaaaataaaaaagtatttacaaAGCATCAAAATCAGCTTTTGCCTGCATTCTTTTCAACCTACAATAACCCCTGGAATTCATTTCAATAATTTgctgcttttaaaaaacatacagtcAAGGCCACGTCAGAAAAGCCTTCCGACCTTAAGGCCTCCTAAACACTCATGATCATTGGAAGCCACAGATGAACCAATCACACGTCCCGTAAACTGTAAGAATCATGACGTGTTCCTAATTTTTAGGCCCAAGGAGGTCAAAGCTAGCTGTACAACCCATCATCGTGTATTGTTCACATCTTCGCTGACGTTTCATGACATTCCTCAGCCCTACTGTCCTTTCAAACGTAATTCCAGCTTGGCACATCTTACCCATAAATACGGCCCCTACATTTTCAAACCTCTCACTTTATCAAAACTTCACCCAAAGAAGAGCGAGAACAAGAGTGCGCGACAGAGCAGAAAAAGAATGAGATCAGAGGTATTGCTGTGATGTAGACAGATATATCTCAGGGTTTCTTTCGAATCAACTTCCTGCAGGTTGGTTGGTGGTTGCGAGATGAGAAGGTGGTTGGACTTTTATTCTAATACTGAGAAGCATGTGGAGGTGTTTTCAGGCAGTGATTCAACCAGAGAGATACGTGGAAGAAGAAAAACTACACAGATTTGCCAAAGCAACCATATCACGCTTCATGCTTTCCTCTCTTGTTGGCATGGAAAACAACACAACCCAAAAACAGATGTCATCACACCATACATGTGGCATACGTAACATGACTATTACagtcacataaaaacaaaaacgacGAGACTTGAGTCGTCGCTTGAGAGAGTCGGTTCTGCTTGGCTAGGAGAGCAGGTTGAAGAACCTCTTTAGGAAAAGGAAGTCAGTCATGACTCACTGCATTGCAGGCAGACACAACCTACGACACAGTATAAATGTACGCACGGATAAAGCTGCGAAAGACTGATGAAGCCTCCGGCAAATTCAGTTTCAGACAGTGTGGATGCCACAATTCAAGCTTTACAGAAAGAATCAAGAAAGCAAAGCGCAGACCTGTACACCACCAGCGAAGCACTAATGGTGTTGCTTATAGACCTGAACAAACATCTGACTAGCCATCCTGAGTCCACAGTCAGAGTAAAAGCGTTTAAGTCGGTAAAGAAAAGATCAGCTACATTTTGGAAGCGTTTAAGAGACCCTACGTAAAGCTAATGGACATCTATGCCCCCAATTTTGATTATGCGATATTCTTCCTGTTTTGGGAAAAGAAACTTAAGCACTACGGAATGAGACCTGCACTCGGTTGGTTTGCACCCAGAAAAAGTGCCGATATGTATTAATATAGGGGACGTACAGAAACAAATTAAGACTCTTTGCATGCATTAACCCATTAGGAGTAATTTGAGTTGTAAGaatcattttgatattttgtctACTAATATCATTACACTTTTGACATGGGTACGAGAATAATCATCAGTGGAGTTTTTAGTCCACTCATTACTTCCTGGGTCTGATTTGTCAAGTTTTTAATTCTACATGTtgttaaaatctttatttttttagaacCTTTATCAGTGATGAACGTATCCAATGATTCCCCTCCTCTCATTACTAGCATATTGCTTTGTCCCTTATAAGTACAACGTTGAGATCGAGAAAAGCTAGTCAAATACTGTCAGGAAGGTGCTAACAAATTTGTCAAGTCAGAAGAGCGAGAAGGGCGATTTCAATACTGATGGCTGCCGGCCCTGAGCTCATCAAGTTCATGTAACTGCTTCACAATGCAATTGGtcataatcattttaataagaaAATCAAAAACTTAAGACCATTCAAGAACACCAGATAAAACACAGCCATTACAGAAAGGTTTGGAGTGAGACCGAGTAAAAGCTAAATGGGGAGAGATTTTGAGTTGCCTCTCATTTTCCAAATGGAAATCTGTAAACAGGTTTTTGGGGGATTGCAAATGGAAGTAACTATTTATCTTGGAATGTTGGTTGGAGTCTTTGTAAGGCAGGCTTTAGACGGAACGCTGTCATGGTGATTGGCAGTGACGGGTCCCGCCCACCTGGCCAATGGGATATCCTGAATAGAAAAAAAGGGGAGGGAGTACGGGTTCCTTTAGATGTCCATTTTAGACAACTGCTCCTCAAGTTTGGCAATTCTTTTCTCCTGACTGCTGACCAGCTCTCGGAGAGATTTGATTTCTTTTAAAACCTCGTCCATCTTGCCTTCGTTTTTCTGTGGAGGAAGAACCAAAATGTTAACATTCAGAAATCACAGTCTTGATACagtgaattaaaaaaatctatccGTTTCGATTCTCAGGTACGGATTAACGCACGGGTCTACTGGGCACATGCCAAGGGCACTAGACCAGCAGGGGGCCCTGGCCAAtttaatgtgtacatttttatttttttctcaataaaataGCGCTGAATACTGTGGAATAAAGAGATTATTTTTGCAGTCGTGAAGTATTAACCGTagcaaataaatcaaataaataatcctAATGCATTGCCGCGTTGTTGAGAGGGACATTCGCTGTCTTTAATGGCCATTGAATGCAGTCTTGTGAGACATCTGGATTTGGATTACGTTGTGGAAGAGTTTCTCTGAGGAAATCACGAAAGATGCCTCTCAGCTAAGTTAAAActaacttttttattaaaataacattaaatgcTTTGGTGACTGATATTGCTTAATTAGTAATGCATGGATGTTAAATGCTCCTCGTCttaatgcagaaatgtaaattatgcAAGGAATAAGCCTATTCCCACGTAATATGAGTTGGAGAGGTCAGAAGCTTTTTTAAGTGTTGAGTACTGCGAAATATGAATAAAccaatttgtgttgttttttgtgcattttacacAGAAGACGTTTTCTATTCTGCCGAACtacttttatattgttttctatgtaaacacgttAACTGTTATGCCTGCGTCTCGCGCCGTTTGCAATGTCTCTCACATAAGCGCCATGGTTTTAATACGCTAAAATAATTTCAATTTTTACACACAGTGTCGCTCATCAATGTCAGTTATCAGTTAAATACAAAGTCCTGTGTATTTGAGCATAGGTACAACACTGCTCTCGTAAAATATGTGATGCCAGGGGGCCTTTGAAACGTCCATGCCCAGGGCACATCAAAGTCATAATCCGTCCctgtctattctattctattcaatATGACCTGATAAAGCCAGAGAGCCACAGAGGCCAAAAAAAGATCCTCCGTCTAAAATCTAATCGCAACCTTTGGTTTACTATTGGCCTACTGAACAAATGACCATATTTTAATGTTGTTACGAGCTTTTcgaaataaattgaaataaactgGGTTTTACTTAAACATATTAACCGTTACCAAATGAATGATAATCGTTACTAACTAACAGTTAACCAATTTTCATATGGAAAACAAACCTAAGGTGGCTACATGCTTAGGGATGCTTTTTACTTCATGGTGACAAAGCTGAAGAtaagttttacattataatataGTGACAGTCCATATTTAACTAATGTATAGCCGGCCGAAGCTATACAGTCGGTTAATGTGTAGGTATGCTGCAGCTAACGCTGGTGTGTCTGTAGGGTGGGACGACTGCTCCTGTGATTACAGCCCTGAGCGGAGGGAGTCGAGTTTAGCAGGCACAGCGCACATGTGGGGTTGCTGTCATGTGGTAAAATGGGGATGCGGTTGGGGGTTGGACCTACTGTAGAACATCTCAGATGACTGCAAAAACATTACATGAATTAAAAGGAGAAGTTgccctgaacaacacaaacattgttATGACTGCAGTATTATCCACATCAGAAGTAAAAAAACGATTTACTATACAGCTTGAATGGAATTTAGAGTATAGAGACTGTTGTATGACCCAAACCAGAGAATAACCAAGAATGTTTCTAATACAGATTTGAGGGGATTAAGGGAAAGTTAACAAAAAAGTTACACTAAAAATGGAAGAGTGCATTTTTTGAAAGGTTTTGCGTACAGATAATGTTGTCAAAAACTATTTCTGATCACACAGATTTGCGTAACCAACAGTTGTTGGTGATGTCACTTGGTGTAAACAAAGAAACCTAAATTTGTGAAAACGGTGACATGATGTGCATGCTCAATATGTGTTTCTTTACAGAGACCGACAATGGCATCATTTTCAAAAACTAAAacccacatttttttttgttttaagttaaTAAAAAGTATTACCATAGAGTAGAGTTTGTATTATATttcaattcagaaaaaaaaaattgtttatagATTTGAGGGAATTTTGGGACAGTTTACAATTTAGGAAGGTTTAAACAGTActgataaaaaaaactgaaaaacaaactgaacaGGTAAGGAAAGAGTCTCACTCACAATAGATGGCGTGGAGTTGGCAGTCTTGTTGGCAGGGGCGGTGTTCTCAGTGTTCTTGGTCAACTTGCTGTCCAGGACGTTTTTCTTGACCACTTTGAGATCACGGTTCTTGCCCGGGACATATCCGTTTTTCAGGGATATGAGGATGGGGTCGCCATTCTTTCCATCGAACCAGTCTTCGGCCTCCAGGGGGGCATCGGGTCCCGCTGTGTCTGGGTACAGGTCGTCCTGAAACAAGTCCGACTGACGGAGGGAAAGGTGTTATTAATGATTGTATTTACAGAGCATAGATGTTATTTTGTCACAAAACATGTAAGAGTCAGTTATTAAATGTAGTGCTGGTATgcgtttgttttggttttatttttgctaagtaagttaaaaatatgaatgttcTTCATCACAAGCTTATTGTTTTAACCCACGGAAGTACTTTACATTCGATTACTTTAACAACGGATGCATATGCTTTTTTGAGCTATAACTTTGGGACCtatatatgcacaaaatgaaatCATAGCAGTTTTTCATTTACTTCCTTTAAAAAGTGAACAACTCATTCTATATTTAATGCTGACTTCCCTAAAGTTGTTGCCTTCATACAGTGCTAAACAACTACTGCCAGTACCAATGGTGTCACTACGATTTATGACGTAAATGCACTTTAATTTAAAGCCAAACAATACAACTGAACTTGGATTCGAATCAACTGAATAAAACCATGTGTGAAAACAGCCTGACTGCAATTTCAAAACAGGGTCATGTGAACCAACACGGTGGAGGAAGCATAAGCCGAGCAGGAGGAAGTTGTGGCTCAGGATGTGCTGTCCTGCCTGCAGCATTTGTAATGTGTAGCCCTTAaaacaacacagcaaaagaaaacaagaggCTCACTTTTCTTGGCACAGTCATGATGATAGGCTCACACTTTCTCTCATGCAGTTTGTAAAACCtgagaacacacacgcacacaaaggtCTATTAGAACACATCCACAAGGGTTGCAGACGTTAGTCCATGACTCACCATACACAAAAGAACAGAATGTAAGAGTTTAATAAAACACCAAACATACACCCCCAAACTGACCTCTAGTCATGCATTTCTTCCTCTTAGAAATGACTTTTAAAGGCCTAAGGGTCTTCTAGACTGACATGGTTTAGTGCTGCCCTCTATTGGCAGGATTTGCAAGCTCGATGAATGTCTGCCGATAAATATCCGCTATAAACCCCACATTAAATCTTAGCAACATAGATCaaataacatatttatatattgaatagaaaatatatattgaatattaaaatgtaaataattcatAGATTCacagattttttaaacatattcacaagggggggggggggttgggagGGGAACTAACAAAAATAAGCCTTTAGTTTTTCAAGCTAATTATAATTTCTCAAATATTTGATTTTTGCCGTCAAAGATGACCCAGACACATGCTTGACAGGTTTCTGTGGCACATCCACACATGCTTAGCTAGTGAAACGTGACATTAATTTTACAGTTGTAATTGCACACCTTGCAATCTCACACTTGTTGACGTCCAACCCTCTCTTAGGCATGTATCCCATGCCTCTCTGGGGCTCCTTGGTGGTAAAAGTGCTGAGGTAATGGACGTAAGGAGCCTCGTCCGTGATCTCGAAGTAACGGATGCTGCTGTCACCCTATCAGAGACCAAGCTTCAGTTAGACACAGTACACAGCATTGCAGTGTAGAACGTTAAAACCTTAGTACTCTGATATAAACATAGGGTTatagatttactaaacaggacAAGAGAGCGCAATTTAAAAACAGCGCCAATGGGAGTGGAAATTTCTGCAGGTGATTTATTAGCAAGCCGCAAATCAAAAACACAggcgcaatatctcattcccataatgaccaacACGATCTCGCAAATTATCGCAGGGTTTAAGACATGCTTTTTGGGGCGTTAAATAAAGCTgcaaataccagtacaatgacaagcgcaaaccttagtaaatcgcATTGTGggatttagggctgtcacgataaaccgacgataaatatcacgtgatttatgcatagcttttgagtgaagtacgggaaaatgctgctgcatccgaaagccagagggcgctctcgtgcggaaactccaaatacgcacttcagaagaagaccataacaccttctagaatctCGGAAATGCTTAtagacatctttttatcactgttactcaagcctcatcaggtatttttatgataataaagtatatttataatgatcatgttcgacgggtgttgctttttcaaacgcacattataagcgactcaaactcgcactgcttttagatcgagcagcatttcctactgatcccagagccgtgcttcacggacaagctacgcattaaaaaaatatcgacacattgcatatgtgccagctcgattacaataggatttagtggtatcgcgataaattatcgtgctttaaatactctcctcccataaagtttgcGCCTGAAGAGGGAACTCGTaaaaatgcatatgcaataaggtcagtcgCAATTTTCAGCACTCGTTTTTACTGTGTGTCttcagtaaatgtttttttttttcttttcaagagGGGTTTGCACTGCCGCAAGTTATTAGTAAATCTGACCCTTGAGTGcaatttttacttctgcgtcagACATACGCAGAGACACGTACCCTACAGTGTAGCCTGAcacgcacctctccaaaaatgtaacagcgCGTCAATGCGACGCAGGCCGCAagagctgtgattggtctgcttgaacCCTCTCCCttcaggtaaaaaaaaatctgcgaTAGCGTCGGGTTTAATGatacgcatttccgaatgaatgTTCTAAATAaattacgtgtttttctgtatttaacaacTCAAGCGGCAAAAGTGACAGTTTACTTGCTGCTTTCACTGCTAAATGCTTCTCAAACAGCGTACACAACGAACCGcgtcttcttcggctcttgtcttggttacacacgCAACATGCctgtggacactgacgcctagtggccATTGCCTGTCGACACAGACAACGACGCACAAGTATAAACAAAAACCGGCGCGTTGTCTATGGCGTAGGTctgacgcagaagtaaaaatccgCCTTTagtcttaaaaaaaatcatgacatgaccatgttgtgttgtgtatacTATGCCGAACAGATGACATGGATGAACTCTTGAGTTCAGAAACACTCGATTCAGATGTATGTGCAACGTTTACCTTTCCACACAGGTAGACCACATTAGTATCGGGGTCATAGAAGGGCAGGAGGACTCCGTTACTGGTGTCCATCTCATGA contains:
- the selplg gene encoding P-selectin glycoprotein ligand 1; this encodes MAMVTNRPCLSVLVLLLALSSSVTSRYLRMKREISLNETFTKTSDSTANVTEAQAIKVTTVQPLASYTTPATEETGNISRMSVDHQHASDMNHTQENKVNETSENSNHTAGTESTTVHPPKGNETTLYTLATVRNASTGSITQTGSTAPTLPASPLPGKVTEMHTTASEAKTTTIKQTSTAGKALPCPTASLNRDGLVSRCLIAIASIAALTTIFIISTICLATKLSTYRYRYKSRLLQETEMVCISALMNDTDHPVPKMRHPKSNGALIPNAEDGDPDGDNLTLNSFLPDTEGPL